One genomic window of uncultured delta proteobacterium includes the following:
- the fumC gene encoding fumarate hydratase (fumarase C),aerobic Class II (Evidence 2a : Function of homologous gene experimentally demonstrated in an other organism; PubMedId : 1917897, 3282546, 3541901, 6328431, 8909293, 9098893; Product type e : enzyme): MTNMRVESDSMGTIEVPAEKYWGAQTQRSIQNFPIGVDRFQWGRSIIRALGVLKKAAALANAELGQLPREKSELIVKAADEVIHGKLDDNFPLVVFQTGSGTQSNMNANEVIANRAIEIAGGVIGSKKPIHPNDDVNRGQSSNDTFPTAMHIAVAEELHGRLFPAVAALRGTLDAKSKAFADIVKTGRTHLQDATPITLGQEISAWVAQLDFATSCVTASLAGLYDLAIGGTAVGTGLNTHPQFGEKCAAHIAAISGHPFHAPENAFFSLAAHDALVQTSAALRTMAGGLMKMANDVRWLASGPRCGIGELRIPENEPGSSIMPGKVNPTQCEAMTMVCVQVFGNDASVAFGGSQGNFQLNVFKPVMVHNVLESIRLLSDAMLAFTEHCAAGLEPDRDVIAKNLAKNLMLVTALNRHIGYDNAAKIAKKAHAEGLNLKEAALALGLVSSEDFDKWVVPLEMTRPSA, encoded by the coding sequence ATGACGAACATGCGCGTTGAAAGCGATTCCATGGGCACCATTGAAGTGCCCGCCGAAAAATACTGGGGCGCGCAGACGCAGCGCTCCATCCAGAATTTCCCCATCGGCGTGGACCGGTTCCAGTGGGGGCGTTCCATCATCCGGGCCCTTGGCGTGCTGAAAAAAGCCGCGGCTCTCGCCAACGCCGAACTCGGCCAGCTGCCGCGGGAAAAAAGCGAGCTCATCGTGAAAGCGGCCGACGAGGTCATACACGGCAAACTTGACGACAACTTCCCGCTCGTCGTTTTCCAGACCGGTTCCGGCACGCAATCGAACATGAACGCCAACGAGGTCATCGCCAACCGGGCCATCGAGATCGCGGGCGGCGTCATCGGCAGCAAAAAACCGATTCACCCCAATGACGACGTGAACCGGGGCCAGTCTTCCAACGACACCTTTCCCACCGCGATGCACATTGCCGTCGCGGAGGAACTCCACGGCAGGCTGTTCCCCGCCGTGGCCGCGCTGCGCGGCACGCTTGACGCCAAGTCAAAGGCCTTCGCGGACATTGTGAAAACAGGCCGCACGCACCTCCAGGACGCGACGCCCATCACGCTGGGCCAGGAAATCAGCGCCTGGGTGGCGCAACTGGATTTCGCAACGTCGTGCGTCACGGCGTCCCTTGCCGGGCTGTACGATCTTGCCATCGGCGGCACGGCCGTGGGCACGGGCCTCAACACCCACCCCCAGTTCGGCGAGAAGTGCGCGGCGCATATCGCCGCCATCAGCGGGCATCCTTTCCACGCGCCGGAAAACGCTTTTTTCTCGCTTGCCGCCCATGACGCGCTTGTCCAAACCTCGGCCGCGCTCCGGACAATGGCCGGGGGCCTGATGAAAATGGCCAACGACGTCCGGTGGCTCGCCAGCGGCCCCCGGTGCGGCATCGGCGAGCTCCGCATCCCGGAGAACGAGCCCGGCTCCTCCATCATGCCCGGCAAGGTCAACCCCACGCAGTGCGAAGCCATGACCATGGTCTGCGTCCAGGTCTTCGGCAACGACGCTTCCGTGGCGTTCGGCGGCAGCCAGGGCAACTTCCAGCTCAACGTGTTCAAACCGGTGATGGTGCATAACGTGCTTGAAAGCATCCGGCTTCTCAGCGACGCCATGCTCGCCTTTACCGAGCATTGCGCCGCCGGGCTTGAGCCCGACCGGGACGTGATCGCGAAAAACCTGGCGAAAAACCTGATGCTCGTGACCGCGCTCAACCGCCACATCGGGTACGACAACGCGGCCAAGATCGCCAAAAAAGCGCACGCCGAAGGGTTGAACCTCAAGGAAGCCGCTCTCGCGCTCGGCCTTGTGAGCAGCGAAGACTTTGACAAATGGGTGGTGCCTCTTGAAATGACGCGGCCTTCAGCGTAG
- a CDS encoding Dimethylmenaquinone methyltransferase — protein MSNPGFRIKKSFPRPDKALVEAFANIPVANIGDNMNRVACMNARVRPMNAGRLLGCAFTVKVRAGDNLLFHKAIDMAQPGDIIVIDAQNEQSYAIFGELMIMWLRRRGITGVVVDGCIRDYDAISKMNDIAIYATGITPNGPLKEGGGEINFPVMCGGLVVNPGDIIVGDSDGVVAINPADAPDVLKKALAHNAKEAQTMKDIEKLAWDRSWVDAALTAKGCEFID, from the coding sequence ATGTCCAATCCAGGGTTCCGCATCAAAAAGAGCTTCCCCCGTCCCGACAAAGCGCTGGTGGAAGCCTTTGCCAACATCCCCGTCGCCAATATCGGCGACAACATGAACCGCGTCGCCTGCATGAACGCCCGCGTCCGGCCGATGAACGCCGGCCGCCTGCTGGGCTGCGCCTTTACCGTCAAGGTACGGGCCGGCGACAACCTGCTGTTCCACAAAGCCATCGACATGGCCCAGCCCGGCGACATCATCGTGATAGACGCCCAGAACGAGCAGTCCTACGCCATTTTCGGCGAGCTGATGATTATGTGGCTCAGGCGCCGGGGTATCACCGGGGTCGTGGTTGACGGCTGCATCCGCGATTACGACGCCATCAGCAAAATGAACGATATCGCCATCTACGCCACGGGCATAACGCCCAACGGCCCGCTGAAGGAAGGCGGCGGCGAGATAAACTTCCCGGTCATGTGCGGCGGTCTTGTGGTCAATCCCGGCGACATCATTGTCGGCGATTCGGACGGGGTTGTGGCCATCAACCCGGCGGACGCGCCGGACGTGCTGAAAAAAGCGCTGGCCCACAACGCCAAAGAGGCCCAGACCATGAAAGATATCGAAAAGCTCGCCTGGGACCGCTCCTGGGTGGATGCGGCCCTTACCGCCAAGGGCTGCGAATTCATCGACTAG
- a CDS encoding Predicted aldo/keto reductase — MEYVNLTGTGLSVSRFCLGTMTFGAQMEEKDAIRAVDYALDQGINMVDTANKYANGKGEEILGKALSGGKREKVILATKAGTVAYEGPNGRGLSRRHIMEQINISLKRMKTDYLDIFYLHQPDYATPVEETLDTMDYLVRSGKVLYLGVSNFAAWQVARLYHLGKSGNKPAPVVAQMVYNLITRGIEQEFIPFTKEYRIGTIAYNPLAAGFLTDKYADKQKLENTRFALSKLYADRYWNEDNLTAWDAIHAIARQAAIPMHELAMRWIISTGSVNAILLGFSRMEQLESNIKALDGGPLSADVMEACDAVWKSLSGTRYNYNR; from the coding sequence ATGGAATATGTGAATCTGACCGGAACCGGCCTTTCCGTTTCCCGATTTTGCCTCGGCACCATGACCTTCGGCGCGCAGATGGAAGAAAAGGACGCCATCCGCGCCGTGGACTACGCCCTGGATCAGGGCATCAATATGGTGGATACCGCGAATAAATACGCCAACGGGAAGGGTGAGGAAATACTGGGCAAAGCCCTCTCCGGCGGCAAGCGCGAAAAGGTGATTCTCGCGACCAAGGCCGGAACGGTCGCTTATGAGGGGCCGAACGGAAGGGGCCTGTCGCGCAGGCATATCATGGAACAGATCAATATATCCCTCAAGCGGATGAAGACCGATTACCTCGACATCTTTTATCTGCACCAGCCCGATTACGCGACACCCGTCGAAGAAACGCTGGATACCATGGATTACCTCGTCCGTTCCGGCAAGGTGCTGTATCTCGGCGTTTCCAACTTCGCCGCGTGGCAGGTGGCCCGGCTGTACCATCTTGGGAAATCCGGGAACAAACCCGCGCCGGTCGTGGCGCAAATGGTCTACAACCTGATAACGCGCGGCATTGAGCAGGAATTTATCCCCTTCACCAAGGAATACCGGATCGGGACGATCGCTTACAACCCGCTCGCGGCAGGATTCCTGACGGATAAATACGCGGACAAGCAGAAACTGGAAAACACCCGTTTCGCCCTCAGCAAACTGTATGCCGACCGGTATTGGAACGAGGACAACCTGACGGCGTGGGACGCCATTCACGCCATAGCCCGGCAGGCCGCCATTCCCATGCACGAACTTGCCATGCGCTGGATAATCAGCACCGGCAGCGTCAACGCCATCCTGCTCGGCTTTTCCCGGATGGAACAGCTTGAATCCAACATAAAAGCGCTGGACGGCGGCCCCCTGTCCGCCGACGTCATGGAAGCCTGCGACGCGGTCTGGAAATCTCTTTCCGGCACCCGTTACAACTACAACCGCTGA
- a CDS encoding conserved exported hypothetical protein (Evidence 4 : Homologs of previously reported genes of unknown function) has product MKRFAAACLFALSLVGLAGSPAGAAEGFAPTQTTFLIGNAAGGGNDLLVRALLPGMSKALGVDVTPEILLGANGGVAAVRTGQAKPDGHTLYLHSQSVVMMQYTGQPQVNVEKLAAVAQVVEDFSCWAVAKDSPYNSIQDVITAAKAAPGKIKVGTTSAGVWPINLAMVKEKTGADIKLVPYSGGGAPAGVAVAAGEVDIAMDSPIVYRSLVDGGKLKIIGVFGTKRSPLFPDVPTAKEQGVDVEFPVWRMVFTTKGTPDATLAVLADAVKQAMEGEAFKTYVENSGLVANYKDNKDSQKLLDEQNAFYRDMLDKLGLKTSEPK; this is encoded by the coding sequence ATGAAACGTTTCGCAGCAGCGTGCCTTTTTGCCCTAAGCCTTGTCGGCCTTGCCGGTTCCCCGGCCGGCGCGGCCGAAGGATTCGCGCCCACCCAGACAACGTTCCTGATAGGCAATGCCGCCGGGGGCGGAAACGACCTGCTGGTCAGAGCCCTGCTGCCGGGCATGTCCAAGGCGCTCGGCGTTGACGTCACGCCGGAAATACTGCTCGGCGCCAACGGCGGCGTTGCCGCCGTGCGGACGGGGCAGGCCAAACCGGACGGGCACACTCTGTACCTGCACTCCCAGTCCGTGGTTATGATGCAGTACACGGGCCAGCCCCAGGTCAACGTGGAAAAGCTCGCGGCCGTCGCCCAGGTTGTGGAGGATTTCAGCTGCTGGGCAGTTGCCAAAGACTCCCCCTACAACTCCATCCAGGACGTGATTACGGCCGCCAAGGCCGCCCCCGGTAAAATCAAGGTCGGCACGACCTCCGCGGGCGTCTGGCCCATCAACCTGGCCATGGTGAAAGAAAAAACGGGCGCCGACATCAAACTCGTGCCCTATTCCGGCGGCGGCGCGCCCGCCGGTGTTGCCGTCGCGGCAGGCGAAGTGGATATCGCCATGGACAGCCCCATTGTTTACCGCTCCCTTGTGGACGGCGGCAAACTCAAAATTATCGGCGTGTTCGGCACCAAGCGCTCGCCCCTCTTCCCTGACGTGCCCACGGCCAAAGAACAGGGCGTCGACGTGGAATTCCCCGTGTGGCGCATGGTGTTCACCACCAAGGGAACGCCCGACGCGACCCTGGCGGTGCTCGCCGATGCGGTCAAGCAAGCCATGGAAGGCGAGGCGTTCAAAACATACGTGGAAAACAGCGGCCTGGTTGCCAACTACAAAGACAACAAGGACAGCCAGAAGCTCCTGGACGAGCAGAACGCCTTCTACCGCGACATGCTCGACAAACTCGGCCTTAAAACGTCTGAACCCAAATAA
- a CDS encoding PAS sensor protein, whose translation MSARIAFLTPNAALGERVLHIAEELGMAHSVAVYEGHLQVVLETARELEAQGTEVFVARGTSAEALLRSTIRTPIVEVPVTGQDLAKVLRDAKILTGLERPRIALLAFASIHRDLEVFAGLLGISLDVYDVTSDAGVMEAQVLRAKADGADIIVAGSVSSSIARNHGMLSMQLDSGDISLRIALQEARKVAYARKLEKAQAQRVQAVMESSRDGILVLDEHGRILTSNHAAQRVLQLSSPPVDAFLADLLPNAELHTCLRDGQPIFDVLLPYGDSALLFSASPTKVDGRAAGAVVVLQPSGVITALESKIRKSLLGKGFSSQYSFPDILGVSPQMRKTLELARRMAVTSGTILITGETGSGKELLAQAIHSESPYNQNSFVAVNCAALPPTLLESELFGYEDGAFTGARRKGKPGMFELAHGGTIFLDEIAEMDHYGQTRLLRVLQEKCVMRLGSDRYIPVDARVVAATNRNLREEVRAGRFREDLYYRLHLFRLAIPPLREREGDVPYLAHCFATAFKKKYGRQLRFSSAAMALLQQHDWPGNVRELSAVVERLALSAASDSPSLAEVEQAMDLGPAPSRKNRDAAPRYDEKSEERQYIIDALEQSGGSMNKAAELLGMHRSTLHRKLRALGLRKGVS comes from the coding sequence ATGTCCGCACGGATTGCTTTTCTCACCCCCAACGCGGCACTGGGCGAGCGCGTTCTGCATATCGCGGAAGAACTGGGCATGGCCCATTCCGTCGCCGTGTACGAAGGGCATTTGCAGGTTGTTCTGGAGACGGCCAGGGAACTGGAGGCCCAAGGGACGGAGGTGTTCGTGGCCCGGGGCACTTCCGCCGAGGCCTTGTTGCGCTCGACCATCCGGACGCCCATCGTGGAGGTGCCGGTTACCGGGCAGGATCTCGCCAAAGTGCTGCGGGACGCCAAAATACTCACCGGGCTGGAGCGGCCGAGAATCGCCCTGCTCGCCTTTGCGTCCATTCACCGGGACCTTGAAGTGTTCGCCGGTCTTCTCGGGATCAGCCTGGATGTCTATGACGTGACCAGCGATGCGGGGGTCATGGAAGCGCAGGTTCTGCGCGCGAAGGCGGACGGCGCGGACATCATCGTCGCGGGGAGCGTTTCCTCATCCATCGCCCGGAACCACGGCATGCTCAGCATGCAACTGGACTCGGGGGATATTTCGCTGCGCATCGCGTTGCAGGAGGCCAGAAAGGTGGCCTACGCCCGCAAGCTTGAAAAGGCGCAGGCCCAGCGCGTCCAGGCTGTGATGGAAAGCTCGCGCGACGGTATCCTCGTGCTGGACGAGCACGGCCGCATTCTGACTTCAAACCACGCGGCGCAGCGGGTTCTGCAGTTATCCAGCCCGCCCGTTGACGCGTTTCTCGCCGACCTTCTGCCCAACGCCGAACTGCACACGTGCCTGCGGGACGGCCAGCCCATTTTTGACGTTCTGCTGCCGTACGGCGACAGCGCCCTGCTTTTCAGCGCCTCGCCGACCAAGGTGGACGGCCGCGCGGCGGGCGCGGTCGTCGTGTTGCAGCCTTCCGGCGTCATCACGGCCCTGGAGAGTAAAATCCGGAAGAGCCTTCTCGGAAAAGGATTTTCAAGCCAGTATTCGTTCCCGGATATTCTCGGCGTGTCGCCCCAGATGCGGAAAACGCTGGAATTGGCCCGCCGCATGGCGGTAACGAGCGGAACGATCCTGATTACGGGGGAAACGGGTTCCGGGAAAGAGCTGCTCGCGCAGGCCATCCACAGCGAAAGCCCATACAATCAGAACTCTTTTGTCGCGGTTAACTGCGCGGCGCTTCCCCCGACGCTGCTGGAGTCGGAGCTGTTCGGCTACGAGGACGGCGCCTTCACCGGCGCGCGGCGCAAGGGCAAGCCGGGCATGTTCGAGCTGGCCCACGGCGGGACCATCTTCCTTGACGAGATAGCCGAGATGGATCACTACGGGCAGACCCGCCTGCTGCGCGTCTTGCAGGAAAAATGCGTCATGCGCCTCGGCAGCGACCGCTATATTCCCGTCGACGCCCGGGTCGTCGCCGCCACCAACCGCAATTTGCGTGAAGAGGTCAGGGCGGGCCGGTTCCGTGAAGACCTGTATTACCGGCTGCATCTTTTCCGGCTCGCCATCCCCCCCCTGCGGGAGCGCGAGGGGGACGTTCCCTATCTGGCCCATTGCTTTGCCACTGCGTTCAAGAAGAAATACGGCCGCCAGCTGCGTTTTTCATCCGCCGCCATGGCGTTGCTGCAGCAGCATGACTGGCCGGGAAACGTCAGGGAACTCAGCGCCGTGGTGGAACGCCTGGCCCTGTCCGCCGCGTCGGATTCGCCATCCCTGGCGGAAGTGGAGCAGGCGATGGACCTGGGACCGGCCCCTTCCCGGAAAAACCGGGATGCTGCTCCCCGCTATGACGAAAAATCCGAAGAGCGGCAATATATTATAGATGCCCTGGAACAAAGCGGGGGGAGCATGAACAAGGCCGCGGAGCTGCTTGGCATGCACCGCAGCACGCTGCACCGCAAACTGCGGGCGCTGGGGTTGCGCAAAGGCGTCTCCTGA
- a CDS encoding membrane hypothetical protein (Evidence 5 : No homology to any previously reported sequences), which translates to MGNIALFLFCLLAGGFVFWETGTYPPPADASMDAGFYPRVLVCVLFLLATILAVTLIRKRKRSGRFSPGSPPSSASLALVGCMVLYCLLLTVAGYAVATILFVFAVTLLFRGSIKEGAAVSLSATVFLEALFRYGFQVPLPPGMMNLF; encoded by the coding sequence GTGGGCAATATCGCTCTTTTTCTCTTTTGCTTGCTGGCGGGCGGGTTTGTGTTCTGGGAAACCGGCACATACCCGCCCCCGGCGGACGCCTCGATGGATGCCGGTTTTTACCCGCGGGTGCTGGTGTGCGTCCTGTTCCTGCTGGCGACCATCCTGGCCGTCACGCTCATCCGGAAAAGGAAACGCTCGGGCCGTTTCTCCCCGGGCAGCCCTCCCAGCTCCGCGTCCCTGGCGCTCGTGGGCTGCATGGTCCTCTATTGCCTGCTGCTCACGGTCGCCGGCTATGCGGTTGCGACCATCCTGTTCGTGTTCGCGGTGACCTTGCTTTTCCGCGGCTCGATCAAGGAGGGGGCCGCCGTCAGCCTGAGCGCGACGGTGTTTTTGGAAGCCCTGTTCCGCTACGGATTCCAGGTTCCCCTGCCGCCGGGCATGATGAACCTGTTTTGA